The genomic interval CGCCCGCAGCGGATCCAGAATCGGCGTGCTGATGAAGGTCGGATGGATCGAGTTCGAGCGCACGTCGAGCTTCTTCTTTGCGCAATAGAGCGCGATGTTCTTGGAGAGGTGCAGCACCGCCGCCTTGGACGCGTTGTATGCCGGCGTATTCCAGCTCGCGATGATGCCGGCGATCGAGCTGATGTTCACGATCGAGGCCGGTTGGTTGGCGGCAAGATATTTGATCGCGTACTTCGCGCCCAAGAACACCGAATCGACATTGATGCTCATGATGCGCTTGAAGGTCGCGAAATCGAGCTCTTCGACGCCGCCCTTGTCGCCCGCGACGCCGGCATTGTTCACCAGCCCCGAAATGCCGCCCATCGCGTTGTTCGCCGCTTCGAGCGCTGCGATCCATTGCGCTTCGTTCGTGACATCGAGTGCATAGGCTGAAGCCGTGCCCGCACCGTGCGTCGCGTTGATCTCAGCGGCGGTTTTTTCCGCGCCAGCCGAATTGATGTCCGCGATCGCGACCTTGCCGCCTTCGGCCGCCACCGCCGCCGCGATCGCCGCACCCAGACCCTGCGCTGCGCCAGTCACAAACACCTTCTTACCCGCAACACGCCCGGCCATGATGTCCTCCCTTTATGTCGCGCGACTGTGTGGCGCGGCGCGGCAAAGCGCAAGCTTGGCCAAGCTGGCGTTGCGGCATAGGTTGCCTCCAACGAGGTGACGCATGGAATGGGACGCGCTGCTTTTATCGCGTTTGCAATTCGCATTCACGATCGGCTTTCACATCATCTTTCCGGCCTTCACGATCGGGCTTGCGTCATTTCTCGCCGTGCTTGAAGGCCTGTGGCTCTTCACAAAGAAGCCGATCTTCAAGAACCTCTACCTTTTCTGGGTGAAGATCTTCGCGCTGTCGTTCGGCATGGGCGTCGTCTCCGGCGTCGTCATGTCCTACCAGTTCGGCACGAATTGGAGCTTGTTCTCCTCCATCACCGGCAGTGTGATAGGGCCGCTTCTGGCCTACGAAGTGCTCACCGCGTTTTTCCTTGAAGCGTCTTTCCTCGGCATCATGCTATTCGGGTGGAAGCGAGTGGGGCCGGGGCTGCACTTCTTCTCCACCTGCGCTGTCGCAATCGGCACGCTGATCAGCGCGTTCTGGATTCTTGCCGCCAATTCTTGGATGCAGACGCCGCAGGGTTGGACCTGGGCCGATGACGACACGATGATCGCGACCAATTTCATCGACGTGATTTTCAATCCGTCTCTGCCGAGCCGCTTCGCGCATATGGTGCTCGCCGCTTATCTCACCACGGCGATGGTCGTCGCCGGCGCCTCGGCGTTTGCGCTCTTGAAGAATAGAGCCCTGCCGGAGAGTCGTATGGCGTTGCGCATGGCGATTCTGATGATGGCCATCGTCGCACCGATGCAGATCGTTGTCGGTCACGAGAGCGGCGTCGTCGCGCACGAGCACCAACCGGCCAAAGTCGCGGCGATGGAGGGCTGGTGGCAAACGCAAACACAGCAGCC from Vitreimonas flagellata carries:
- a CDS encoding cytochrome ubiquinol oxidase subunit I, translated to MEWDALLLSRLQFAFTIGFHIIFPAFTIGLASFLAVLEGLWLFTKKPIFKNLYLFWVKIFALSFGMGVVSGVVMSYQFGTNWSLFSSITGSVIGPLLAYEVLTAFFLEASFLGIMLFGWKRVGPGLHFFSTCAVAIGTLISAFWILAANSWMQTPQGWTWADDDTMIATNFIDVIFNPSLPSRFAHMVLAAYLTTAMVVAGASAFALLKNRALPESRMALRMAILMMAIVAPMQIVVGHESGVVAHEHQPAKVAAMEGWWQTQTQQPTILFAWPDEAAERNHFEFGLPGLGSWVVAGDANAEVQGLDAFAPEDRPPVWIVFWSFRIMVAMGLAMVTLGLWGAAAWALKRLDAATWYHRALVLAAPSGFVAVLTGWITAEVGRQPYVVYGVLRTADAVSPVSAASVATSLIFFMVVYAIVFSAGALYILRLIAKGPESDEPPPQSKQPPGTPLGAAIEEAP
- a CDS encoding SDR family oxidoreductase, whose product is MAGRVAGKKVFVTGAAQGLGAAIAAAVAAEGGKVAIADINSAGAEKTAAEINATHGAGTASAYALDVTNEAQWIAALEAANNAMGGISGLVNNAGVAGDKGGVEELDFATFKRIMSINVDSVFLGAKYAIKYLAANQPASIVNISSIAGIIASWNTPAYNASKAAVLHLSKNIALYCAKKKLDVRSNSIHPTFISTPILDPLRAMFGAEEAEAKLARQVPLGRIGQPADIALAAIYLLSDESRFVTGAELKVDGGISAM